CGCCCCTCGCCGGCCCTGGAACAGGCCGCCGAGAGCCTGCGCGCGCTCGGCGCGGACGCCCGCACGGTCACCTTCGACGCCCTCGACCCCGAGTCCCACGAGACCGTCCTCGGCAAGGTCTTCGCCGAGGGCGACATCGACCTGGTGCTGCTCGCCTTCGGCGTCCTCGGCGACCAGGCCCAGGACGAACGGGACCCGGTACGCGCCGTGCAGGTCGCCCAGACCAACTACACCGGGGCCGTCTCCGCCGGACTCGTCGCCGCCGGCGCCCTGCAGACCCAGGGACACGGCTCCCTGGTGGTCCTGTCCTCCGCCGCCGGCGAGCGGGCCCGCCGCGCCGACTTCATCTACGGCTCCAGCAAGGCGGGCCTCGACGCCTTCACCCAGGGCCTCGGCGACGCCCTGCACGGCACCGGCGCACACGTCATGGTCGTACGCCCCGGCTACACCCGGGCGGAGGGACCCCTGACGACGACCCCGGAGGCGGTGGCCACGGCGATCGAACTGGGCCTGCGCAGACGGTCGGAGGTGGTGTGGGTACCGGGCGCTCTGCGGTTGGTGATGGCGGCGCTGCGCCACACGCCGAGGGCGCTGTTCAGGAGACTTCCGCTGTAAGCGCTACGACACGGCGCTGCGGCCCACGCCGCGGAGCGCCTGCGGCGGCACCACGGACCCCCCGAACGTGTACTCCCGCAGCTTGCGCCACACCCCGTCCGCGCCCTGCTCGTACAGAGCGAACCCCGTGCACGGCCACTGCGCGTCGAAGTCGGCGAGCTCCTCGAACGCGCGGTCCATCG
Above is a genomic segment from Streptomyces fodineus containing:
- a CDS encoding decaprenylphospho-beta-D-erythro-pentofuranosid-2-ulose 2-reductase; the protein is MKDAFGLPQSLLVLGGTSEIALATARRLIARRTRTVWLAGRPSPALEQAAESLRALGADARTVTFDALDPESHETVLGKVFAEGDIDLVLLAFGVLGDQAQDERDPVRAVQVAQTNYTGAVSAGLVAAGALQTQGHGSLVVLSSAAGERARRADFIYGSSKAGLDAFTQGLGDALHGTGAHVMVVRPGYTRAEGPLTTTPEAVATAIELGLRRRSEVVWVPGALRLVMAALRHTPRALFRRLPL